The DNA sequence GATCAGAATCACTAACAGGTCTCATTTAAACCATTAGTGTCTTTCCAATGTTTTGGGCAACAACCGTACACGGTTGTCAAACAGAACAGGTAAAGATTACTGGCATTTGTACAACGGTTAATCATTCATAATTAAGTACAAGATGCTCATACACGTAAAACGGGTGTATTAGACAAACACACTAACACCAAGGATTACTACAACACTGCTATTTAAATCTGCCATTTCTTATTGTCTCTGaggttgtttttaaatttgtaaagattagattttaaattaaaagaagaAAGTAAATGTTTTCACTGATTCATGTTAAAAGTTCATTACCTACTTCAACTTTGCGATCTTTAAAagggtttttaaaaattcattttatataatCCGAAAATGTAATAGTAAACATAGTGTAGCAGTGTTCGTATGTTTgatctatttttatttaaactaatgtaTGCAtagtgtcaattaataaaggaatgatggtACTATTTCGTGGTAGCaccaaaaacatatatttttattttagaaatattgggcaatatatgtgtcccaacttctcccactgtactatatattttaactaattaAATATACTTAGATTTTATAGTTGTTTCTGTACCACAAAATGTGACGTAAGACGAACCTAACTCTAAAGTTATTTGACCTTTACTTCAATCGTTCCCCAATTAACTCCTAGTGTTTCTATAGCAACAGTTTCGATTATGGTAtattctatgacgtcatagccCAATCTCGTGAAGTGATTTATGATGCTTCCAAAATTAGCCGGTTACGTTCCAGTATTCTAACTGCGCCCATAACTCAACAAGTCTTTCGTAATTCGCCTCCTAACAGGTCCGGCAAATTTGCCGCGGTCGTTAAACAAAGGTTAAACGCGCGAGTTTTACAGCCTTAGAAACCATACACCACCTCCGCTCTAGATTCCAGTTTTCCAAGCACCGAACACCGCATTCCCGACCACGGTTTCCGGTCGCGATCGACGACGAATTTGCGGCCTCGGATTTCCAAACCACGCTCGATAAGCAAGACGACTCCAAAGGCAAACATAACTTAACTACACACGCCCGCAAATAGGATTTTTACGAATAGTTTAACGAGTGCTGTGGAGAGAGAATATTAACCGATAAAACCAAGAGGATAATgtgatatatttgtaactATTTAATCATTACCGTGCGGTAAAACACACGAGCCCCACTTCCGCTTAGCTAACACAtataaatatccaaaaatagcacataatatcgaaatatcctgatagtgtaaacaattaacaacggtatatgggagtcgttaggatacgattttatagttctttgaatgttatttgtttattatcaaatgagacaaaaaaatagaatgaataggtgtctcatcttgccccaacctactatatatgttttagtaaGAACTGATCACATTGTATATTGTTTGTTACCAGCAGTAACTACAATCGTCATAGTCTgaatttaaaaagtgtaaaaatccAAGACCGAAATCAAGCACAATGTGATGTCATTGACTGAAAAGTCAACAGACCGTACTTGTTTACAAGCGGAACATTTACACACCGAATGAATGCGTCCATTTAAATGGGACCATCCAGTCACACACCGCAATACGTAATCTGCAACCCAAGCTCAAAGGAGCATTCATATAAATCGATGACGCAAGAATGACGTAAGCGCTGCGTATAAACATCACGTTGCAGATAAGCTGTGACGACCTTGTTTTCGCAACCGCGATTCCGTCGCATTAGAAACGCCAGTAGTTTTAACCCGACCGCTTTTGTCTTGGGCTTAGTGAAACAAACACGTCAATTTTGCGATCTAAGGATAAGctgtttaatttgtattctTGGTAAAAGGTGTTTTCACGATTCATTTATTACACTGTCCGAATAAGAACCAAATagttaaatacataaacaGCGCACGACGTGGTTTCGTACTGACATCTATAAAATCGCGATCAAAGTATATAATCTTATTTGCGGTTCCGACATGGCGTTTATAGCGCTTTCGACCCACTCGAAGTACAGCAGTGCGGGTGGCCAATTAAAACAGATGGGCAATGGGAGTTCACGGCTGGTGAACTTGATCGACGATTTGTCTTCGTTAGCCCACAAGCAGCTGGATCCTGATCAAACACATTTGAATTCGAGGTCTTTGGAAGCTGCGAAACCACTCCGTGTATTCTGAGCAGTGTTTTGCTTTTTCCTTTACTGAGATCTGCCTCTCGTGTCGTTAAGAGTTCGTCCCTAAACCAACAGCAGTCTGGGACCGCCAATACGATTTCCGCTGCGTGCGAAAGAAGAAAACGATTGTGATTACGCACAGCCGCACGCACACGTTTGTGTACTTGCTTCTCAGCTTTCCCGTGCGCGAAGCCGCTATTAAAGCGCAAACAAAACCCCTCGAGATAACCTTAATCCATTCTCAAGTGCCGGACTTAGGCAGCTACCCCTAGGCCAGAGTAAACTTTGGGCGgcctttgttgttttaagcGCAGCACCTCTTAGGGCACTAAATATGCCACACCAAATCAAagaatcatttaaaaataataaacagcaATTGTGTTCAATTTATCGCGTCTATAAACTTTAATGGCTTTTAAACGAGGAGTTTACATCGTTTCAGTCTTTGTCTTTTCAAAAACCAAGACCGTTTGACATGTTTGCAGTAAACAATGTACTCAGTTATCGGAGAAAAATGTATGTTCCTCGTGTGAGGCATACGTTTGCCACCGTAGAGTCCGTTGCGGCCAATTGCCAAGCGATTAGCTTGGTAACTACAGCTCAAAATTATCAATGGTTTGCCCCGCATGCGACCCGGAAcgaaaatacaacaacattccaaaatttctatttaaagCGTAAAAATTTTCTCCATTTAAAACGgatatataaacacaactatacatttaaatttggaTTATTCTTTAACGAACGATCTTGTTTTTATTcgaaattaaatattgaaacaagcgacataaaaataataactattttttGCATTGTTGGGTGAAAGGgctattaattaaaaaattccaaaaaaaattattttgaaatgaCCCTTTTTTGAAAAgcttaatacaaatatatgttattGCGCGCACATGTGAAGTGTGTGAATTCATTCGAAATCACGACTTACGTGTAGATTTGTTTGCATCCTAAATTGTTTGCATAGTTCGCATGTACAATCAATATATCATTGTAATTTGCAGCTCAAGATTGCGTTATGACATACTGGAGCCATTGGAGTCATTGCACAGCTCGGTGTGGATTGGGAATGACAGAACGAAGGAGAGAAGTGCATATACCGCCATCTGGTGGTGGAAAGGAATGTGGAAAACGCAGACAAACAAAGGCATGCCGCCATAACAACGATAGATGTCGTAATAAAGGTAGGAGttctaatattattttttttctggatcTATCATACATAACAACACCCATAATTgattaagaataaataaaagtaacttaatttatctaAGCGTGCTTGGGAAATCGACAGTccatataacacgggtgttctgtttcatacatctcgtgcccgcttacgagttttcACGTATGTAGATTTGTAGGTGATAGTTTTTATGTtgggctgacaatttagacattccattaatgaccactggtagtaaacaaataccattcaaagaaataaaaaaaaaacgtaccctcacgactaccatgaaccgttgttaattgtttaaaacacgatcagggtatttgaatatcatgtgctaaaagtgtcccgtcttcccccaccccactataactAAGATTTTACTTTCTTAGAAATCGCCCAAATTCTGCCATCGTATCACAACCGAAAGAGGAATGTACGTGACAAATACGAACGTCCAAGTGTGctcaaaaaagttaaaaaagacaGGTATGTGAAAGATAATGCATGTTTTGCTTGTACTCGTGCACTTCTCATAAACCAGTGGCTTAATTTCATTAAAGAGCGtccatatagtaggatgggggggagataggacacttttccattttcttgaccgatttggtagtaaacaaagatcatttaaaaaataaaacctcaTCCCCACAGTTTCATTAAACCGCTGTTATTGCTTAAAATACACTCAAgatatttttctatattatgTGCTCGACGtattctatcttaccccatagaaCTAAATTTGACAGGATTTTATATACAGCTTGTTCTTGTTGATATGATAGAATCTATAAAAATGTATTCACCTgttaaacaacattataaacataattttaaaaacgagAACAAATTGTTTTGTGATTTAAGCAAAATGCGTAACAAATGTTTGTGATTGTATTTCCGTAATGGCGCACGAACACAATGTACTACAAACGTCAATGTCAACGAACACAATGTACTACAAACGTCAATGTTAAAATTTGGGAATATTAACTATATAGAGatgtatatgtatagtaggttgggagaagatgggacacctttctattctattttctcgcctaatttggtagtaaacaaataaaatgcaaagaattataaaagagTATTCTAACGACTTccctagaccgttgttaattgtttaaaacacgatcaagacatttagatattatgtgctaaaggtgtcccaacttcccccaccctactgtattcatgtaattatttgttttatcaaattaGCTTAAATACTTGCCAATGTTCAgccaaaattttgtttttatatttttcagttaCTGCGTGCATTACCGCATATCATCTATTGCTTGGTACTGCCGGTATGCATCACCTTACCACGTATTAAAGATCGGTTCCTTGGTTTGTGCGGAATGCCATGACACTGCTATGGACAGGGAAGGACACTGTGCCGGTAAATGACTACAGTAACTTGTAACTTACGCAACGCTATTTCCATTAACCAAAAGCGTATATTTCAAAAACGTTGTTCACCTTTTTACGtaattaaagttataacatatagtagggtggaggaatatagaacacttttttattttgttttctcgtcccatttggtagaaagcaaagaactttcaaaggtttataaaaccgtgttctcacgactcccacaaaccgttgttgattgtttaaaatacgatcaagatatttggatgtcaagtgctaaaggtgtcccgtcgtaggctaccctacagtactatatattaacatatagACTTCGTACGTTCTTTCATGATACTGTATAACTTTCCAGGCTCTTATACTGCGGTCCGCAGTCGCTGGAGGTCGCTAGTTGGTCGTCCGTGCCACGGAACATGGGAAAGCGAAGGCGAAAAGGAAGAGAACTGCAGATGTGGAGAAAATCCGGGAAaagactttatttttgtttgagCACAACCACAGACACGCTGAAAACTTAAAACTGACAACACTAGTCTCATTTAAATAGGTCGCTCACGCACGATCGCAGGAATCATTTTGAGTCAGCGTCCAGCATGTTCGTAGTAACAAAGATATATGCCTCAAGCTAGTAGTATAATTGTACGTCTCACTTCACGTCACTGCTTGGTCATAATTCATATTTATTCGCTCGATGTATCGACTGTGACGATTCAATCTTTGCCGCATTTTAAGGAATTCATAATGAATGCATTTTTGAAATGAGCggcgaaatatatatgttttgctACCGCTAGGTGGTAGTAGAGTATGGTTGAAAATCGAGAGATATCATTGTACCActattgtaaaataacacGAATTTATAAGTTATCTCTTTGGCTGTTCTACCTCGTTTTTTTCGCGGACATTAGCGGCTTTATAATGATTCGCTAATATGGGTGTATGTTAGTAAATTTATAGGTCGTTGGTCGCCAACATTTTCTGTTCTatgggtaattttttaaactgcatCTTCACCAGCAGGTTTAATTCTTCGTTATTTTGTAAAGCGAAGTTCATGAAACAATCCTAAAGAACAAGAAAAAAGTTCTACTTTTAGACTATAAACGCTGCTGAAGCGTTGCTATGTGGAAAAACCCACACACCCACTCGTGCCGTCTGAAACACTCTTATAATGCTTTTTATCGCGATTTCagcatatattttttcttgttgtGTCTGCTTGCAgctaaaaccttttttaaaatcacaatttttgtaattgtttttttttttctttttttttgataaattaaagtgttataaagtaaaatcaagattaatttttatatctctgttttttttcttgattCTATATGATCTTGTACAACTGTACATGTATTACGATAATCATGAATGACATATTGCAGATTACagcattaaattaaatgaatggtGGCTCTAGGTTTTGTAGATTTCGTCGAAAAGATCAACCAGAAAATTATCCACGATTCCGTCGCTTGGAACCATCGAGAGCATTCCGTAAATAGCGGAAGTTCCGTTTTTCGGATTAGTTCCATTTTTCTGCAAAGAAGGGAAACCTTGTGTAAAAATAGTCCTTACTGTGGCTGTGTAATAAAAGTGGGCACGGTAGTGAGTTTTTATTgataagtagggtggggaaagatgagacactttttcattctattttctcatccaagttggcaaaaaacaaaagcattcaaataattataaaaccgtatcctcacaacttctataaaccgttgttaatagtttaaaaaagaccaggacatttggatattatatgctaaagttgtctcatctttctcccacactactatatatgttttatttcgcGAGCCATGGGTTCCATTCATGACGTTTGATCGGCAAAGGCTGGATCGGTAGAATGTACTTatacatatgtttttataagaaataCTAATACTCACATTTAATACTTTTTCGAATcactaaaatttattttagaatcagTACCGCTAGGGTCTATCCAGTTAATACAGTGCCCAAATTTTATATTGGTAGCACCAGTAGAACGTATATTAAAAATTGCCGATAAAATTTCTGTATTCCAGGATCACCTTGCTTGTTGCCGTTTCCATTTGTCAACAAAATGTACATACCCAAACGGCGGTAATCGATCAATTACTTCAACCTTACATTACCTTGACCTGCTCGACCGACTGTTTCAGATCCGAAACCCATTCGTCACAGCTTTTAATATGGTTGGGTAATATTGAACAATGAACTGAGTCCGGACCTCTTTGTGCTTCCATTTTCCAACCTGTTAAAATATGccattgtataaaacaaaccacACACGGCACATGTCTTATTTTTGTCAAGTAAAATTGTATGGTAAAGTGGGGAAaatgtgacaccttttcattctattttctcgtctcatttagtagtaaacaaagaacattcaaaaatttataaaaccgcatccttacgactcccatagaccatttgttaattgttaaaaacacgatcaggatatatttggatatcatatgctaaacgtgtccatcttaccctacagtactgtatatttaCAACTACAGTAATATGGTACGGACAGTTTACAAGAGGCCACCGTACTAAAATTAAGCAGACGTTGTCAAAATTTCCAACAATTACTCATTGGAAGATACCTCTAACAAAGTTATATGATGCAAACAACGATGCAATAAATCATTTGGGGAAAATGAGTACCCCTGCTGTTGATGTCTATATGCATATTGACGCAATGACGCATGAAATTACGTAATGTTAAAATAGAATCCTGGTAACCCATAAAGTTAAGCTTGCACTTGTATGTTGTATTTGCAAGCATCAATCtacaatctaaaaaatatagtactgtgaggggagatgggacaactttagcacataatatcaaaatatcctgatctttcAAACAAGTAACACCAGCCTGTGGGAGTCGCAAAGATaaggtttttattctattaaatgttttttgtttactaccaaatgggacgggaaattataatgaaaaggtgtcccatcttcccccaccctactcttaTGGAACCCTGGTAACCGACAAAGTTAACCTTGCACGTGTATGTTGCATTTGCAAGCTAGAATCTAGAAATTACATCAAGAAAAACAAGCTACGTTTTGTAGTATTGTTGTGTTCGTTTGCGTGTCTGCAATATGACGCTATTTGTCACTTCCTATAAAGCAGTCTTCTGAATAAACATGTTGTCGACGTTGGTGAGCGTGTTCTCAGTAATTGAATACCAAGAATAGCGTTAAGGCTTTGGTACACGTTCCCTGCCTAAGTATTGCGGGGAACTAGTAGTCAGGAATGGGGTACTCGCCTAATCCTGGTACTGTAATTTAACTCAAGTATAGATGTCGTTTCAGCGAGTGATAAACGACTTGCCAATTAATTTGAATGCGGATGTGGATCGACAATTCGGACAAAGCGGCGAGAGAACAATTAACGAGTGAATTCGCTATATCGCGTTGTGCGGTTTGCTGCTGGAAAAACTGCTACAGTTTCGGTTCGGGGGTTAGCCATGTAGAAGGAAGTGCTTCGTCACAACCCGTGCTGGTGCagttatgaaacaaatttaagttttgCTTCGGAAGAGAGGGAAGTTATAGTTATATAGGAACGAGGGCTCATTAATGAGATCAAACAGTGTGCAGTGTGCAAGGCAATGTACTGCATAATAGCTGAACATGTTTCGTGTTTTGTCCGGTATGCTTAACTATCAATGCTTATAAGCCAAGTATAGCTACATGTATTTGAAACGAAAGGAAAAGAAGCGTTTTCTGTacgagttttttttacaaatatagtttaaagtatttttgcaTTGAAATCAACTATAGGGGTTTCTGTTCAGTCATTATGTTGCGAGTTGCAATGTTCGTAGTTGTTTATGTGAGTATTTTAGTGGCGAGCAAACATATTCATCATACGAAAAACGGAGAGAAAACACATTTGCGAACGAAAAACTCAATTACAGGTAAACACCGGTTCTTAAAAAGACAATTTCACTATCTGTTCACCCTTTGTCAATAAATAGGTATTGTAATGTCTATAATGTAGTGGTAAATTGGCTATATATCAAGCAGAACAAAACGTTATATTGCATTTATGCCTGGAAAAATAATGCGCGACTATATGGAGGATATTGGGAACACACATCAACAGTATGTATGTGTGGTTGTCGTTTTCGTTTCAGGTCACAGGAACGTCCGCGTGGATTCGGTTATGCTGCGGCATACAGTCGTCTGGGATCGATTTCCAGGGGAGAACAACTTCTCCGTATTGTACAGGAGCAAGGGCACATTGAAGTAAGTCGCATTACTGGCTaaaccggcgccgtggcaaagtagttagcgcgcctgcctctaacccagatgtaatgagttcaagactcgtcactgctaccattgtgggcgtagtATATGTgcccttgggaaagacacttaacggcaattgctttaacccagagatcactgatgggttgtccaaattattagtcatgcataaaaaaataagtacccacaaagtaacatacatggtaactggtaaactGGCATATAAGGTGTACgaacacccgtgtgataacgactgtcgttttccgtccACGCGAGGATACAGTAAGCTGCATTCAAACCGCTAACTCAGTTCATAACGTTTCGTCCTTCTTCGTGGTAAAAGATGGATGCAAATCCCCCAAAGTCGGATGATTGACAGCACCCACTGTGACGCAAGCCACGAGTTCCGTAACGCGCTACTCACCTACTACATAACTGTAGTCAGCGATATCAACACTCAAGTGACCGAGAAAATCCAATTCAGACCAGAACTCGACAGTAAGTACAACCCGGACATTGTAAACAGCATGAAAtacattcaatttaaaacaaatcatcTCAGCAACGTTGCTGCCGCCTCAATTCAGCGCTTTTCGTCACAAAGAAGTAATTTTCATTCGACCGGTCGCTCCTGTTAACTTAGGAACAGGGCAAATGCTAATAGAAGAAATGAGGACGCTAAAATACCAGGTACAAATTGTGTAGTCACAGTCATATGTCGCATTCTCCGTCTATGAAAGGGTCGATTTTGTGTGCTGTATGATATTAACTGACCCATAATGTTTGTAAAAGCACTACTATAGTTTGACTGCgtgcttttaaataaatatgagtAATGttgggtaggatgggacaccttttgtaTACAATCATTTTTTAAGCAGTTTACGAAGCCATTTAAGAGCCGCGTACGGGAAAAATaacgaaaacatgtcccaATTTACCCTAACCCACTATTGGATAATATAGTATaagatggggggagatgggacaccttttcattctattttttagtcccattttgtagtaaataataataaaattgtatcctcacgacttccatagaccgttcttaattgtataaaacacgttCGGGACATCTGAATTTTATGTGCCAAATTAGTCTTCTCCTAAATAACTTTATCTTTATAGCGTATTCTAAAATGCACATATTTTTGGCTAGGTTCATTACTACACACCAAGAAAACCTATTTTGTCAGAAAATATCAGCGTTCTTATTCACGACACACAAATAGCTTCACCGGTaagaaattttgattttagcTCAAACGGTAGGTTCccaatgaaatattttttgtttgaaaatgtcATGTGCCTTTAACCTCAACATTACTTGTTCAAATTACTTGGAATGCAGAATTTGATGCACAGCTTAGGTTACATTTTCCAATGCATAACTTTAactatagtagtgtggggtaagacgggacacttagGCCCAGATTctccaatatttccaaacccAAAATATATGACGCGGAGCTATTTAGATATTCGTATAGGTGTTATTTAAGTGATTCGAAAACAGgcggggtaagacgggacattgTAATATCCTAGTTAATTTtgatgaataaatttatttattattaggaatacacgATAGCAAGGAAAATAATGAAAGCGtatgctagtttctttgccacgTATACAGAAAAGACAGTACCAAactgtatgaaatattttagccaatttatttacaacgatgctaaaaaatgttgtattcgTTTACACTGagttttaacacataaaaaacttaatacaTTTAA is a window from the Ciona intestinalis chromosome 10, KH, whole genome shotgun sequence genome containing:
- the LOC100186917 gene encoding somatomedin-B and thrombospondin type-1 domain-containing protein, with the translated sequence MYRTYAFAAVCSVCMIITLISDAEAGCEDIGRCCSGKSTGCKYSYGSSGRHGRVCYCDEYCQKSGDCCSDYESYCLSRAQDCVMTYWSHWSHCTARCGLGMTERRREVHIPPSGGGKECGKRRQTKACRHNNDRCRNKEIAQILPSYHNRKRNVRDKYERPSVLKKVKKDSYCVHYRISSIAWYCRYASPYHVLKIGSLVCAECHDTAMDREGHCAGSYTAVRSRWRSLVGRPCHGTWESEGEKEENCRCGENPGKDFIFV